A genome region from Drosophila simulans strain w501 chromosome 2R, Prin_Dsim_3.1, whole genome shotgun sequence includes the following:
- the LOC6735660 gene encoding outer dynein arm-docking complex subunit 4 isoform X2 yields the protein MPRKKPKVDTLEEIETNIKLLCDQSNNHMKVRAYEKALFGYNQALELNSTDINALISRSKCYLLLGEASKALQDAETALGEDKNNIRAIYQKAESLYYLGQFEQSLMFFHRGLRARPELALFRLGVQKTQEAIENTIGSKPGPPGPTASVPKSGKSRKSGEDTPKSQAAGATGTSARTRQKPSRADLERRNARKLLGELCVDKEYLEKLLLHPDLVRADTHTESISAYAREAVEFLNKRQEFWRQQRPCTALPNHKNLPHDALPKWF from the exons ATGCCGCGCAAGAAACCGAAGGTGGATACTCTCGAGGAGATCGAGACCAATATTAAGCTGCTATGCGATCAATCCAATAACCACATGAAGGTTCGGGCCTACGAGAAGGCTCTGTTTGGCTACAATCAG GCTCTCGAGCTGAATAGCACCGACATCAACGCTTTGATTTCGCGTAGCAAGTGCTACTTGTTGCTGGGCGAGGCTTCCAAGGCGCTGCAGGATGCGGAGACGGCTCTGGGGGAGGACAAGAACAACATTCGAGCCATCTACCAGAAGGCTGAGTCGCTGTACTACCTCGGGCAGTTCGAGCAGAGCTTGATGTTCTTCCATCGCGGGCTGAGGGCTCGCCCGGAACTGGCTTTGTTTCGCCTGGGCGTGCAGAAAACGCAGGAGGCCATCGAGAACACCATCGGCAGCAAGCCGGGTCCACCAGGACCAACAGCATCTGTTCCCAAGAGCGGAAAGTCGCGGAAGTCCGGCGAGGATACACCAAAATCCCAGGCGGCGGGAGCAACGGGAACCAGTGCCAGGACGCGCCAGAAACCCAGTCGAGCGGATCTGGAACGACGCAACGCCCGCAAGCTGCTGGGCGAACTGTGCGTGGACAAGGAGTACCTGGAGAAGTTGCTACTCCATCCGGATTTGGTCCGCGCGGACACACACACGGAGAGCATCTCCGCCTACGCCCGCGAGGCGGTGGAGTTTCTCAACAAACGGCAGGAGTTCTGGCGCCAACAGCGTCCCTGCACGGCGCTGCCCAATCATAAGAACCTGCCCCATGACGCTCTGCCCAAGTGGTTCTAG
- the LOC6735660 gene encoding outer dynein arm-docking complex subunit 4 isoform X1 codes for MSNVLNTILAVDKEQELLQSFIRTGAAAEEESQDETNRRSKGRSHKPPIWERRESTDRGGRGAGRDGKQGDDGGAGGGAGGDAAGGKRGNRIEAELRAARKKIEEQIAKKKKPKENFVDFYTDKDRAAAVSAGAFDIKQSLQIKQKQDRNEALLIPDEADISSVIALGLKEIKNANPENAIHFFCKALELNSTDINALISRSKCYLLLGEASKALQDAETALGEDKNNIRAIYQKAESLYYLGQFEQSLMFFHRGLRARPELALFRLGVQKTQEAIENTIGSKPGPPGPTASVPKSGKSRKSGEDTPKSQAAGATGTSARTRQKPSRADLERRNARKLLGELCVDKEYLEKLLLHPDLVRADTHTESISAYAREAVEFLNKRQEFWRQQRPCTALPNHKNLPHDALPKWF; via the exons ATGTCGAACGTGCTGAACACCATCCTTGCTGTGGACAAGGAGCAGGAATTGCTGCAAAGCTTCATACGAACCGGAgcagcggcggaggaggagtcGCAGGACGAGACCAATCGGCGGTCCAAGGGTCGCTCCCACAAGCCTCCCATCTGGGAGAGGCGTGAGTCCACGGATCGGGGCGGACGCGGTGCTGGACGGGATGGAAAGCAGGGGGATGACGGAggtgctggaggaggagcaggaggcgaCGCTGCGGGCGGCAAGCGTGGCAATCGCATTGAGGCCGAACTCAGGGCCGCACGCAAAAAGATCGAGGAGCAAATcgccaagaagaagaagcccaAGGAGAACTTCGTCGACTTCTACACGGACAAGGATCGGGCGGCAGCGGTCAGCGCTGGAGCATTTGACATCAAGCAGAGTCTCCAGATCAAGCAGAAGCAGGACCGCAACGAGGCACTGCTCATCCCGGACGAGGCGGACATCAGTTCGGTGATCGCACTGGGGCTCAAGGAGATCAAGAATGCCAATCCCGAGAACGCGATACACTTTTTTTGCAAG GCTCTCGAGCTGAATAGCACCGACATCAACGCTTTGATTTCGCGTAGCAAGTGCTACTTGTTGCTGGGCGAGGCTTCCAAGGCGCTGCAGGATGCGGAGACGGCTCTGGGGGAGGACAAGAACAACATTCGAGCCATCTACCAGAAGGCTGAGTCGCTGTACTACCTCGGGCAGTTCGAGCAGAGCTTGATGTTCTTCCATCGCGGGCTGAGGGCTCGCCCGGAACTGGCTTTGTTTCGCCTGGGCGTGCAGAAAACGCAGGAGGCCATCGAGAACACCATCGGCAGCAAGCCGGGTCCACCAGGACCAACAGCATCTGTTCCCAAGAGCGGAAAGTCGCGGAAGTCCGGCGAGGATACACCAAAATCCCAGGCGGCGGGAGCAACGGGAACCAGTGCCAGGACGCGCCAGAAACCCAGTCGAGCGGATCTGGAACGACGCAACGCCCGCAAGCTGCTGGGCGAACTGTGCGTGGACAAGGAGTACCTGGAGAAGTTGCTACTCCATCCGGATTTGGTCCGCGCGGACACACACACGGAGAGCATCTCCGCCTACGCCCGCGAGGCGGTGGAGTTTCTCAACAAACGGCAGGAGTTCTGGCGCCAACAGCGTCCCTGCACGGCGCTGCCCAATCATAAGAACCTGCCCCATGACGCTCTGCCCAAGTGGTTCTAG